A window of the Gemmatimonadota bacterium genome harbors these coding sequences:
- a CDS encoding nitrous oxide reductase accessory protein NosL, producing MLLAVGACQRGDGPRPLVVGEDSCDFCKMAISDTRYGGEVRTTTGRIVTFDAVECLASYIAAAGDSARFEGVWVADFDGGGMVPAAEARYVTGGTLHSPMGRQITSFAPDASPADLVARHGGEVKSWQQVLASAPTPPQGAAAQPAAMSHHH from the coding sequence ATGCTGCTGGCCGTCGGCGCCTGCCAACGCGGCGACGGGCCGCGCCCGCTGGTCGTGGGGGAAGATTCCTGCGACTTCTGCAAGATGGCGATCTCGGATACCCGCTACGGCGGAGAGGTCCGGACCACCACCGGGCGCATCGTCACCTTCGACGCCGTCGAATGCCTGGCGAGCTACATCGCCGCAGCCGGCGACAGCGCGCGGTTCGAGGGCGTGTGGGTCGCCGACTTCGACGGGGGCGGAATGGTCCCGGCCGCGGAGGCGCGCTACGTGACCGGCGGCACGCTGCACAGTCCGATGGGGCGACAGATCACGTCGTTCGCCCCGGACGCGTCGCCGGCCGACCTCGTGGCCAGGCACGGCGGCGAGGTCAAGTCGTGGCAGCAGGTGCTGGCGTCGGCGCCGACGCCCCCGCAGGGGGCAGCGGCGCAGCCGGCCGCGATGTCGCACCATCACTGA
- the nosD gene encoding nitrous oxide reductase family maturation protein NosD, with amino-acid sequence MEGEAGAIIDGSGTHTILEITADDVTVRGLTIRNTGPSQSEERAGILVHDVGGCRVQHNRLEETLFAIYLAKVHDCLVSDNVIRGHERAQTVSGNGVHIWSSERVQVLRNDVRGHRDGIYFEFVKRGRVVGNRSQRSARYGMHFMFSDDCRYEDNLYRDNANGIAVMYSNRVEMIGNRFEHNWGSAAYGLLLKDINDSRIEGNTFLSNSVGLYLEGANRNVVLRNAFRANGWALKTMANATGNLFERNTFEGNAFDVGTNSTSNVSRFQENYWDRYRGYDLDRNGIGDVPHAPVRLFALVVEQSPPTLLLLRSLLVDLLDLAERVIPTLTPETLLDERPLMKRPAQDGARG; translated from the coding sequence TTGGAGGGTGAAGCGGGGGCCATCATCGACGGCAGCGGCACGCACACCATCCTCGAGATCACCGCTGACGATGTCACCGTTCGCGGACTGACAATCCGCAACACGGGGCCGAGCCAGTCGGAGGAACGCGCGGGGATCCTCGTGCACGACGTGGGGGGATGCCGCGTGCAGCACAACCGCCTCGAGGAGACACTCTTCGCGATCTACCTCGCCAAGGTGCACGACTGCCTCGTGAGCGACAACGTGATCCGCGGGCACGAACGCGCCCAGACGGTGTCGGGCAATGGCGTGCATATCTGGTCCAGCGAGCGCGTGCAGGTGCTGCGCAACGACGTGCGCGGGCATCGCGACGGGATCTACTTCGAGTTCGTGAAGCGCGGGCGTGTGGTCGGCAACCGGTCGCAGCGCAGTGCGCGGTACGGCATGCACTTCATGTTCTCCGACGATTGCCGCTACGAGGACAACCTGTACCGCGACAACGCCAACGGGATCGCCGTGATGTACTCCAACCGGGTGGAGATGATCGGCAACCGCTTCGAGCACAACTGGGGGAGCGCCGCCTACGGCCTCCTCCTCAAGGACATCAACGACTCGCGCATCGAGGGGAACACCTTCCTCTCCAACTCGGTCGGACTCTACCTGGAGGGGGCCAACCGCAACGTCGTGCTCCGCAACGCCTTCCGGGCGAACGGCTGGGCGCTCAAGACGATGGCCAACGCCACCGGGAACCTGTTCGAGCGCAACACCTTCGAGGGGAACGCCTTCGACGTGGGGACCAACAGCACGTCCAACGTGTCGCGCTTCCAGGAGAACTACTGGGATCGTTACCGCGGCTACGACCTGGACCGCAACGGGATCGGCGACGTGCCACACGCCCCGGTGCGCCTCTTTGCCCTGGTGGTAGAGCAATCGCCACCGACGCTCCTCCTCCTGCGGTCGCTCCTGGTCGACCTGCTCGACCTGGCCGAACGCGTGATCCCGACGCTCACTCCAGAGACACTGCTCGACGAGCGCCCGCTGATGAAGCGTCCGGCGCAGGATGGTGCGCGTGGTTAG
- a CDS encoding ABC transporter ATP-binding protein, whose product MVRARGVTKAYGRLQVLQGLDLDVERGQVTAIIGPNASGKTTFNKILLGLVRADGGEVSIDGKRLDGGSAYRAHIGYMPQAARFPENLTAYDVFRMLADLRGAAAGRDEQLVDEFALGPVLKTPIRVLSGGMRQRVNAALAFLFRPALLLLDEPTAGLDPISSGTLKDKIRREREAGRTFILTSHVMSELEELSDRIAFLLDGRVHFSGTQDELKSLTGESTLERAIAHLMRQGTSAPLGEARA is encoded by the coding sequence GTGGTTAGGGCCCGCGGCGTGACCAAGGCCTACGGGCGCCTGCAGGTGTTGCAGGGGCTCGACCTCGACGTCGAGCGCGGGCAGGTGACGGCGATCATCGGCCCCAACGCCTCGGGGAAGACGACGTTCAACAAGATCCTCCTCGGGCTCGTGCGCGCCGACGGCGGCGAGGTCTCCATCGACGGCAAGCGGCTCGACGGCGGCTCGGCGTACCGCGCCCACATCGGCTACATGCCGCAAGCCGCACGCTTCCCCGAGAACCTCACCGCCTACGACGTCTTTCGCATGCTGGCCGACCTGCGCGGCGCGGCCGCCGGACGCGACGAGCAGCTCGTCGACGAGTTCGCGTTAGGTCCGGTGCTCAAGACGCCGATTCGCGTCCTCTCGGGCGGTATGCGCCAGCGCGTGAATGCGGCGCTGGCGTTCCTCTTCCGCCCCGCCCTCCTCCTCCTCGACGAACCGACCGCCGGGCTCGACCCCATCTCCAGCGGGACGCTCAAGGACAAGATCCGCCGGGAGCGCGAAGCGGGGCGCACCTTCATCCTCACCTCGCACGTCATGAGCGAGCTGGAGGAACTCTCCGACCGCATCGCCTTCCTGCTCGACGGGCGCGTACACTTCTCGGGGACGCAGGACGAGCTCAAGTCGCTCACCGGCGAGTCGACGCTCGAGCGGGCCATCGCCCACCTCATGCGGCAGGGGACGTCCGCGCCCCTCGGCGAGGCGCGCGCGTGA
- a CDS encoding ABC transporter permease, whose translation MSTVLKIMRYVLMDVLRNRWVIGYALFFVAVTDVLLRLGGSGPRALLSLLNVVVLLIPLVTIVFGTIYWHGAREFNELLLSQPVARATLFHGLFAGLVIPLSAAFVVGVSIPVLVHRAADGETLALLGMMLVAGCALTAVFGALAVLIAGLVDDRLKGLGLALGVWLLMTVAYDGLVLWVAMAYQDYPLEGPMLALTFANPVDLARVLLVLRFDVSALMGYTGAVMQRLLGSPMGILAAVAGLAVWTVAPGLLALRAFKRRDF comes from the coding sequence GTGAGCACCGTCCTCAAGATCATGCGCTACGTCCTCATGGACGTGCTGCGCAACCGCTGGGTCATCGGCTACGCCCTCTTCTTCGTCGCGGTCACCGACGTCCTGTTGCGGTTAGGCGGGAGCGGGCCGCGCGCCCTGCTCTCGCTCCTCAACGTCGTCGTGTTGCTCATCCCGCTGGTCACGATCGTCTTCGGGACGATCTACTGGCACGGGGCACGCGAGTTCAACGAGCTGCTGCTCTCCCAGCCCGTGGCGCGGGCCACGCTCTTCCACGGCCTCTTTGCCGGGCTGGTGATCCCGCTGTCGGCGGCCTTTGTCGTCGGCGTCTCGATCCCCGTCCTGGTCCACCGCGCGGCCGACGGCGAGACGCTCGCACTGCTCGGCATGATGCTGGTGGCCGGCTGCGCGCTCACCGCGGTGTTCGGCGCGCTCGCCGTGCTCATCGCCGGGCTGGTCGACGATCGCCTCAAGGGGCTGGGGCTGGCGTTAGGCGTCTGGCTCCTCATGACCGTCGCGTACGACGGGCTCGTGCTGTGGGTCGCGATGGCCTACCAGGACTACCCGCTCGAGGGTCCGATGCTGGCGCTCACCTTCGCCAATCCGGTCGACCTGGCGCGCGTCCTCCTCGTCCTGCGCTTCGACGTCTCGGCCCTGATGGGCTACACGGGGGCGGTGATGCAGCGCCTGCTGGGGAGCCCGATGGGGATCCTGGCGGCGGTCGCCGGACTCGCCGTCTGGACCGTCGCGCCGGGGCTCCTGGCGCTGCGGGCCTTCAAGCGTAGGGACTTCTGA
- a CDS encoding c-type cytochrome, with amino-acid sequence MRSLQSLSTLLVVATLSAACGGGGEAAADAAATAASEAPAVAAGAASFDPAAITPQMLAQGDSLFHGLIGATSCQACHGADAKQATVAPDLTDAEWLHSDGSWEGIYKTVQAGVSAPKKFTSMMPADGGIPMTDEHRRAVTAYVYKLGHP; translated from the coding sequence TTGCGTTCCCTGCAGAGCCTGAGCACCCTCCTCGTCGTCGCCACCCTGAGCGCCGCGTGCGGCGGTGGCGGCGAGGCCGCGGCCGATGCGGCGGCGACCGCCGCGTCCGAAGCCCCCGCGGTGGCGGCTGGGGCGGCCTCGTTCGACCCGGCGGCCATTACGCCGCAGATGCTGGCCCAGGGCGACAGCCTGTTCCACGGGCTGATTGGGGCAACCTCGTGCCAGGCGTGCCATGGCGCCGACGCCAAGCAGGCGACCGTCGCCCCCGACCTCACCGACGCCGAGTGGCTGCACAGCGACGGGAGCTGGGAGGGGATCTACAAGACGGTGCAGGCGGGCGTGTCGGCCCCGAAGAAGTTCACCAGCATGATGCCGGCCGACGGCGGCATCCCCATGACCGACGAGCACCGCCGCGCCGTGACCGCGTACGTGTACAAGCTGGGGCACCCGTAG
- a CDS encoding dimethylargininase translates to MIVAITREVSRSITECELTHVARTPIDLAVARDQHDAYEEALESLGVRVIRLPELPDLPDAVFVEDVALVLDEVAVLTRPGAASRRPEVDAMAEALAPFRRCVRIPEPATLDGGDVLRIGRTLFVGLTQRTTAEGIAALRALVAPFGYDVREVAVAGALHLKTAVTQVSPDWILVNPDWVDAAQFDGFDALTVDPAEPFAANAVMVSGGVIHSTAFPRTQNMLRAHGVSVIGVDASELAKAEGGVTCCSLLFDVLEATLPTA, encoded by the coding sequence ATGATCGTCGCCATCACCCGCGAAGTCTCGCGCTCCATCACCGAGTGCGAACTGACCCACGTCGCCCGCACGCCCATCGACCTCGCCGTCGCTCGCGACCAGCACGACGCGTATGAGGAGGCGCTGGAGTCGTTGGGCGTGCGCGTGATCCGCCTCCCCGAACTCCCCGACCTCCCCGACGCGGTCTTCGTCGAGGACGTGGCGTTGGTGCTCGACGAGGTCGCGGTCCTCACGCGCCCCGGCGCCGCCTCACGCCGCCCCGAGGTCGACGCGATGGCCGAGGCGCTGGCGCCGTTCCGGCGCTGCGTGCGCATCCCCGAGCCGGCCACCCTCGACGGCGGCGACGTGCTGCGCATCGGGCGCACGCTGTTCGTCGGGCTCACGCAGCGCACCACCGCCGAGGGGATCGCTGCGCTGCGCGCGCTCGTCGCGCCGTTCGGCTACGACGTACGTGAGGTCGCGGTCGCCGGAGCGTTGCACCTGAAGACCGCGGTGACCCAGGTGAGCCCGGACTGGATCCTCGTCAACCCCGACTGGGTCGACGCCGCGCAATTCGATGGCTTCGACGCGCTCACCGTCGATCCCGCCGAGCCGTTCGCCGCCAACGCGGTGATGGTGAGCGGTGGAGTGATTCACTCCACCGCCTTCCCGCGCACGCAGAACATGCTGCGTGCCCACGGGGTCAGCGTGATCGGCGTCGATGCATCGGAACTCGCCAAGGCCGAGGGCGGGGTGACCTGCTGCAGCCTCCTGTTTGACGTCCTCGAGGCTACACTCCCGACCGCCTGA
- the argJ gene encoding bifunctional glutamate N-acetyltransferase/amino-acid acetyltransferase ArgJ, with amino-acid sequence MFPGSPTPDRPVSQPVHFHQPARFPRGFHNASRNVGLKPTARDLTLFVSDVEANAAAVFTRNHFPGAPIILGRETIRGGRLRAIIANSKCSNVATGDEGVRRARRMAAAAAAEVGTSADRVLVSSTGVIGVPLPIEKIEVGVKGIMGDLSDDPLLGAEGIMTTDTHPKALSVSVGEATITFVAKGSGMIEPNMATMLAYIFTDAALDAATLDRMLREAVHVSFNMLSVDTDTSTSDTCAILANGLAGAVDEAAFQAALTAGCLRMTEILARDGEGAEHLIRATVRGASDEGEARRVAKSLVNSPLVKTMVHGADPNVGRLLMAVGKCFEVPIAASRTDAWINATPVVRGGMRLDFADATVRETLKAEVVELVVDLGLGTATATAYGCDLTKGYVDENAAYYSS; translated from the coding sequence ATGTTTCCCGGCTCACCGACCCCCGATCGCCCCGTGTCCCAGCCCGTGCACTTCCACCAGCCGGCGCGCTTCCCGCGCGGCTTTCATAACGCGTCGCGTAACGTCGGGCTCAAGCCTACGGCGCGCGACCTCACGCTCTTCGTGAGCGACGTCGAGGCCAACGCGGCCGCCGTCTTCACGCGCAACCACTTTCCGGGCGCGCCGATCATCCTCGGGCGAGAGACCATCAGGGGCGGGCGGCTCAGGGCGATCATCGCCAACAGCAAGTGCAGCAACGTGGCGACGGGAGACGAAGGGGTGCGCCGCGCGCGCCGCATGGCCGCCGCTGCCGCCGCCGAAGTCGGGACCTCGGCCGACCGAGTGCTGGTGAGCTCCACAGGCGTCATCGGCGTCCCCCTCCCCATCGAGAAGATCGAGGTGGGGGTGAAGGGGATCATGGGCGACCTCTCCGACGATCCGTTGTTAGGCGCCGAGGGGATCATGACCACCGACACGCATCCCAAGGCGCTGTCGGTGAGCGTGGGTGAGGCGACGATCACCTTCGTGGCCAAGGGGTCGGGGATGATCGAGCCCAACATGGCGACGATGCTGGCCTACATCTTCACCGACGCCGCCCTCGACGCCGCCACGCTCGACCGCATGCTGCGCGAGGCGGTGCACGTCTCGTTCAACATGCTCTCGGTCGACACCGACACGAGCACGTCGGACACCTGCGCCATCCTGGCCAACGGTCTCGCCGGCGCGGTGGACGAAGCCGCGTTCCAGGCGGCGCTCACCGCCGGCTGCCTGCGCATGACCGAGATCCTGGCGCGCGACGGCGAAGGCGCGGAGCACCTCATTCGAGCGACGGTGCGCGGGGCGAGCGACGAGGGCGAGGCGCGCCGTGTGGCCAAGTCGCTGGTGAACTCGCCCCTGGTGAAGACGATGGTACACGGGGCCGATCCCAACGTGGGGCGCCTGCTGATGGCCGTGGGGAAGTGCTTCGAGGTTCCCATCGCCGCCAGCCGCACCGACGCCTGGATCAACGCGACGCCGGTGGTGCGCGGCGGGATGCGCCTCGACTTCGCGGACGCCACCGTACGCGAGACGCTCAAGGCCGAGGTGGTGGAGCTGGTGGTCGACCTCGGACTCGGCACGGCGACGGCGACGGCCTACGGCTGCGACCTCACCAAGGGGTACGTGGACGAGAACGCGGCGTACTACTCGTCGTAG
- a CDS encoding thioredoxin family protein, translating into MARTESTMLALGTTAPDFALPDVAHGRTFTRDGVGQGRAMLVMFISRHCPYVQHVAAELARLDADYRDRVALVAIASNDVVNYPDDAPASMAAMAREFGYAFPILFDESQEVAKAYAAACTPDFFVFDTDGRLVYRGQLDDSRPKNERPVTGRDLRAALDAVLAHEPPAADQFPSLGCNIKWRKGNEPTYFPTPAR; encoded by the coding sequence TTGGCGCGCACCGAATCGACCATGCTCGCGCTCGGCACCACCGCTCCCGACTTCGCCCTCCCCGACGTCGCGCACGGACGCACCTTCACGCGCGATGGCGTTGGGCAGGGACGCGCGATGCTGGTGATGTTCATCAGCCGTCACTGTCCCTATGTGCAGCACGTGGCCGCCGAGCTCGCCCGCCTCGATGCCGACTACCGCGACCGCGTGGCCCTGGTGGCCATCGCCTCGAATGACGTCGTGAACTATCCCGACGATGCACCGGCGAGCATGGCGGCGATGGCGCGCGAGTTCGGCTATGCCTTTCCGATTCTGTTCGACGAGTCGCAGGAGGTGGCCAAGGCCTACGCGGCGGCCTGTACCCCGGACTTCTTCGTCTTCGATACCGATGGACGGCTGGTCTATCGCGGCCAGCTCGACGACTCGCGACCGAAGAACGAGCGCCCGGTGACGGGGCGCGACCTACGCGCCGCCCTGGATGCCGTCCTCGCGCACGAGCCGCCCGCCGCCGACCAGTTCCCCAGCCTCGGCTGCAACATCAAGTGGCGCAAGGGCAACGAGCCGACGTACTTCCCGACGCCGGCCCGTTAG
- a CDS encoding carboxypeptidase regulatory-like domain-containing protein yields MRGILASHLSSRLASRLASLALLSLLAPPLSAQLVRGAVTERGSGAPLAGVVLTLVDDEGRTVVAGLSDAGGAYELRAPRAGRFALLVKRIGVRPTRTAPFALAADEARREPIEVDAVVPALGAVRVTERASCRQPKDGDPRLVALWEDVRAALTASVLTAQRAESGRVTRFSRDVDAGSGRVVRDERRTSIETIGHLFRSLPAAQLASDGYIVRRADGSTDYYAPDADVLLSEEFLAAHCFRLVSGVGARAAFNGLAFSPTRESERPDVAGVLWLDGASSELRELEFTYTALPPGVPGDAARDGLGGRVRFARLADGRWIVDDWRIRMPRAAATGNSAGETRLTLYHDAGGSVESGVTAAMAASTPTGASIAGTVFDSVAGAPAAGVTVTLEGTALAATTGADGRFSLVGVPAGAYAIGLSTPAFDSLGLVVPSPFLDVPASGTMRVRLALPSLRTRAARLCRTPVDLAREGIVVVTVRDAASGEPLRAAPMRATWRAVESRGSTLTEVQRDLEAVLDDAGRATLCALPGATLVQVESAAETGARWRDTLRLTAGSIGARRLLVRPPVVARRDTVAPPSAKGERARGLALFREHRAAGRGRFLDESALRARDDSRTSDVLRSITGVRLLPLPTGGNAVASPSPPSLPQVAMIQGWEQSGERFSRSCYMQVIVDGMRMWTWGMQSPFDVDALPVQSLAGIELYRTAAETPPEYAGNSSVCGTVAFWTRRS; encoded by the coding sequence GTGCGCGGCATCCTCGCGTCGCACCTCTCATCGCGCCTCGCGTCCCGCCTCGCCTCGCTCGCCCTACTGTCGCTGCTCGCCCCTCCGCTCTCCGCCCAACTCGTCCGCGGCGCCGTCACCGAACGTGGCTCCGGGGCGCCCCTCGCCGGCGTCGTCCTCACGCTCGTCGATGACGAAGGACGCACCGTCGTCGCCGGACTCAGCGACGCCGGCGGCGCATACGAACTGCGAGCCCCCAGGGCCGGGCGCTTCGCCCTCCTGGTCAAGCGCATCGGTGTCCGGCCGACCCGCACCGCGCCGTTCGCCCTTGCGGCTGACGAGGCGCGCCGCGAGCCGATCGAGGTCGACGCCGTCGTCCCCGCCCTGGGCGCGGTGCGGGTGACGGAGCGCGCGAGCTGTCGGCAGCCGAAAGACGGCGACCCGCGGCTCGTCGCCCTCTGGGAAGACGTACGCGCCGCCCTCACCGCGTCGGTGCTCACCGCGCAGCGCGCCGAGAGCGGACGCGTGACCCGCTTCAGTCGCGATGTCGACGCCGGATCGGGGCGCGTCGTGCGCGACGAACGGCGCACCTCGATCGAGACCATCGGCCACCTCTTTCGCAGTCTCCCCGCGGCACAGCTGGCCAGCGACGGCTACATCGTGCGGCGCGCCGACGGCAGCACCGACTACTACGCCCCCGACGCCGACGTCCTCCTCTCCGAGGAGTTCCTGGCCGCGCACTGCTTCCGGCTCGTGTCGGGTGTAGGCGCGCGCGCCGCGTTCAACGGCCTGGCCTTTTCCCCAACGCGCGAGAGCGAGCGCCCCGATGTCGCCGGCGTCCTCTGGCTCGACGGCGCCTCGTCCGAGCTGCGCGAACTCGAGTTCACCTACACGGCGCTCCCCCCCGGCGTGCCGGGCGACGCCGCTCGCGATGGGCTCGGCGGGCGCGTGCGTTTCGCGCGGCTCGCCGATGGGCGCTGGATCGTCGACGACTGGCGCATCCGGATGCCGCGCGCGGCGGCCACCGGGAACAGCGCCGGAGAGACACGCCTCACGCTGTACCACGATGCGGGCGGGAGCGTCGAGAGCGGCGTCACCGCCGCCATGGCGGCGTCGACTCCCACGGGGGCGTCGATTGCGGGGACGGTCTTCGACAGCGTCGCCGGCGCACCGGCGGCCGGGGTGACGGTCACCCTCGAGGGGACCGCGCTCGCGGCAACCACCGGTGCGGACGGGCGCTTCTCGCTCGTCGGCGTGCCGGCGGGGGCCTACGCCATCGGGCTCTCCACCCCGGCCTTCGACTCGTTAGGGCTGGTGGTGCCGTCGCCCTTCCTCGACGTGCCGGCCAGCGGCACCATGCGCGTTAGGCTCGCGCTGCCGTCGCTGCGCACGCGCGCCGCCCGCCTCTGCCGCACCCCGGTCGACCTCGCGCGGGAGGGGATCGTCGTCGTCACCGTGCGTGATGCCGCCAGCGGAGAACCGCTGCGCGCCGCCCCCATGCGCGCCACCTGGCGCGCCGTCGAGTCGCGGGGGAGCACACTCACGGAGGTGCAGCGCGACCTCGAGGCAGTGCTCGACGACGCGGGGCGCGCCACGCTGTGCGCGCTCCCCGGCGCGACGCTGGTGCAGGTCGAATCCGCCGCCGAGACCGGCGCCCGGTGGCGCGACACGTTGCGCCTGACGGCCGGTTCGATCGGCGCTCGCCGCCTCCTGGTGCGACCACCGGTGGTCGCGCGCCGTGACACCGTCGCACCGCCGAGCGCCAAGGGAGAGCGCGCTCGCGGGCTCGCGCTCTTCCGCGAACATCGCGCCGCCGGACGCGGGCGCTTCCTCGACGAGTCGGCGCTGCGCGCGCGCGACGACAGTCGCACCTCCGACGTGCTGCGCTCCATCACCGGAGTGAGGCTCCTCCCGCTTCCCACGGGGGGAAACGCGGTCGCGTCTCCCTCACCACCGAGCTTGCCGCAGGTCGCGATGATCCAGGGCTGGGAGCAATCGGGAGAGCGATTCTCGCGCTCGTGCTACATGCAGGTCATCGTCGATGGCATGCGCATGTGGACCTGGGGGATGCAATCGCCCTTCGATGTGGACGCCCTCCCCGTGCAGTCGCTCGCCGGCATCGAGCTGTATCGCACGGCGGCCGAGACGCCACCTGAGTACGCCGGCAACTCGTCGGTCTGCGGCACCGTGGCGTTCTGGACGCGTCGGTCGTGA
- a CDS encoding heavy-metal-associated domain-containing protein → MSPPPSSAAADAAESRASQRLDLAVAGMTCGHCVRAVSNALNGLPGVEVDDVRIGRASVRLEPGTVLPAALIQALREAGYPASFASGSGLGNGAGTAVSAEAKTGLPQAPTSGGCCSSR, encoded by the coding sequence ATGAGCCCACCCCCCTCCTCCGCTGCTGCTGACGCAGCCGAGTCCCGAGCCTCACAACGCCTCGACCTAGCGGTAGCTGGAATGACCTGCGGACACTGTGTCCGGGCTGTGAGCAATGCCCTGAACGGTCTGCCCGGTGTCGAGGTCGATGACGTACGCATCGGCCGGGCGTCGGTACGGCTCGAGCCAGGGACGGTGCTCCCTGCCGCGCTCATCCAGGCGCTCCGCGAGGCCGGCTACCCGGCCAGCTTCGCGTCAGGGTCGGGTCTTGGCAACGGTGCAGGCACGGCGGTCAGTGCGGAGGCCAAGACGGGTCTTCCGCAGGCGCCGACGAGCGGCGGCTGCTGCTCGTCGCGCTGA
- a CDS encoding cupredoxin domain-containing protein: MFASLGGIDWLVIAGAGTTILWVNWYFFAAERAPATAAIGSAGHTQEVTVAVHGGYTPSAIRVKAGAPVRLLFDRQETSSCSQEVVFADFGIRTYLPAHETTAVTVTPAKPGVYEFTCGMSMLRGKLIAE, from the coding sequence ATGTTCGCCTCACTCGGCGGCATCGACTGGCTCGTGATCGCCGGAGCCGGCACCACGATCCTCTGGGTCAACTGGTACTTCTTCGCCGCGGAGCGCGCCCCGGCCACGGCCGCCATAGGCTCGGCAGGGCACACGCAGGAGGTCACCGTGGCCGTCCATGGCGGCTACACGCCCTCCGCCATTCGCGTGAAGGCCGGCGCCCCGGTTCGCCTCCTGTTTGACCGCCAGGAGACCTCGAGTTGCTCGCAAGAAGTCGTGTTTGCGGACTTCGGCATCCGCACCTACCTGCCGGCGCACGAGACCACCGCGGTCACCGTGACCCCGGCGAAGCCTGGCGTCTACGAATTCACCTGCGGGATGAGCATGCTGCGCGGCAAGCTCATCGCCGAGTAG